In one Brienomyrus brachyistius isolate T26 chromosome 5, BBRACH_0.4, whole genome shotgun sequence genomic region, the following are encoded:
- the LOC125742747 gene encoding myosin-13-like, protein MKGLLVICCSVPLLFLATAESTGEPIGHPGTEDEPLMRLQLQQPDSEGLFACACDHRGVSSDPGEDRSKSSSNDTPAPERAICQSCANEDSPESQAERSTEEEEEEEEKYEGEDQNNVSDESVPTSMEVVEEDSVEKEEDATEDVSENHSTTEHQTSEELVTAPGDTAELPEKAEYAEPSEEDAQGDITADDVHKNTFKSEPVSVSEEDVEIPETRAGVKGVENAEDSKGEENNGVLASAEDEQQEEETKGTDVEETIDPPIELTENQYEQGQNNAEVDEEDLKSLKPDISTNQEEQKEAAQLVEPRETVEMEDPMDTDESIGEDMDSIFESQEQAAVTGDQTTKEGQEEDTEENEEVGDATGQPYSQMADGAAEHIQDLNGEDEEEPTKDTSSNVSEEVNSQDSEGDKANVEVETDPNVQHRKEQEEDHEYHVDSVVMGEAATGEWDPEGESVEEDSVAEEPSENSHTGSLKEEEGKMLVSLLRDRSHIEDTLQAAADQPNDKYEAGLKKLRNIYQTLIKPLEKAYKYNELRQHEISDAEISSKPMVLFLGPWSVGKSSMINYLLGLQDTPQELYTGAEPTTSEFTVIMHGEKTRTIEGIVMAADSSRSFSSLEKFGQNFLEKLVGIEMPQKLLERVTIVDTPGIIENRKQQERGYPFNDVCQWFIDRADLIFLVFDPTKLDVGGELEMMFRQMKGRESQIRIILNKADSMAPQDLMRVYGALFWSLAPLINVTEPPRVYVSSFWPYQYAPDTSWELFKREEISLLEDLNQVIENRLENKIALIRQHGIRVRVHALLVDRYVQTFYEKTGYFGDPELVFKEIVDDPDRFYIFKSILAKTNVSRFDLPDPEAYRDFFGVNPINSFKPLSAHCPFWGRCLLNKIEAAITEDLPGLLSGMTAGRNPSLSCEDTGCKEEPKNRYRRH, encoded by the exons AGTCGACGGGGGAGCCAATAGGTCACCCTGGCACAGAAGATGAGCCGCTGATGCGATTGCAGCTTCAGCAGCCCGATAGTGAGGGGCTCTTTGCGTGCGCTTGTGACCACAGGGGCGTCAGCTCTGACCCAGGGGAGGACCGTTCTAAAAGCTCCTCCAATGACACACCTGCCCCAGAGAGGGCCATCTGCCAGTCCTGTGCGAATGAAGATTCCCCAGAATCCCAAGCTGAGAGATCcactgaggaggaagaggaggaagaggagaaatATGAAGGGGAAGACCAGAATAATGTCTCAGATGAGTCTGTTCCGACCTCGATGGAGGTTGTTGAAGAAGACAGTGTAGAGAAGGAAGAAGATGCTACTGAAGATGTTTCTGAAAACCACTCTACAACAGAACACCAAACATCTGAAGAACTTGTCACGGCACCAGGAGACACCGCAGAATTACCAGAGAAAGCGGAATATGCTGAGCCTTCCGAAGAGGATGCACAGGGGGACATAACTGCTGATGATGTCCACAAGAACACATTCAAATCAGAGCCGGTATCGGTATCTGAAGAAGACGTAGAGATTCCTGAAACAAGAGCAGGGGTTAAGGGGGTCGAGAATGCAGAAGATTCTAAGGGAGAGGAAAACAATGGTGTGCTGGCATCTGCAGAAGATGAACAACAGGAAGAAGAGACCAAAGGAACCGATGTGGAAGAAACCATTGATCCACCCATTGAGCTGACAGAGAATCAGTATGAGCAGGGCCAGAATAACGCAGAGGTAGATGAAGAGGATCTGAAGTCCCTCAAGCCTGACATATCCACAAATCAAGAGGAGCAGAAAGAGGCAGCACAGCTTGTAGAACCTAGAGAAACTGTGGAAATGGAAGACCCCATGGACACTGATGAATCTATTGGAGAAGACATGGATTCTATATTTGAATCTCAGGAACAGGCAGCTGTCACTGGAGACCAAACAACCAAAGAAGGGCAAGAGGAAGATACTGAGGAGAATGAAGAGGTGGGAGACGCTACTGGACAGCCCTATTCTCAGATGGCTGATGGGGCCGCGGAACACATCCAAGACTTAAACGGAGAAGATGAAGAGGAACCTACCAAAGACACCAGCTCTAACGTGTCTGAGGAGGTGAACAGTCAGGATTCTGAGGGTGACAAAGCAAACGTTGAGGTGGAAACTGACCCAAATGTTCAGCACAGGAAAGAACAAGAGGAAGACCATGAATACCATGTGGATTCTGTTGTGATGGGTGAAGCAGCTACAGGGGAATGGGATCCAGAGGGGGAGAGTGTTGAAGAGGACAGTGTTGCTGAGGAACCATCTGAGAACAGCCACACGGGGTCTCTGAAAG AGGAAGAGGGCAAAATGCTGGTCTCTCTTCTGCGGGACAGATCACATATCGAGGATACCCTACAGGCTGCTGCTGATCAGCCCAATGACAAGTATGAAG CTGGCCTCAAGAAGCTACGGAATATCTACCAAACGTTGATCAAGCCCCTGGAGAAGGCGTACAAGTACAATGAGCTGCGGCAGCATGAAATCTCAG ATGCGGAGATTTCCTCCAAACCAATGGTGCTGTTTCTGGGACCCTGGAGTGTTGGCAAGTCTTCCATGATTAACTACCTATTGGGGCTGCAGGATACCCCGCAGGAGCTCTACACAG gtgctGAGCCCACTACTTCTGAATTCACTGTCATCATGCATGGTGAGAAGACTCGCACCATCGAAGGCATTGTGATGGCAGCTGACAGCTCCCGATCTTTCTCGTCGCTGGAGAAGTTTGGCCAGAACTTTCTGGAGAAACTAGTTGGCATTGAGATGCCCCAGAAACTACTGGAACGAGTCACCATAGTGGACACACCTGGGATTATTGAGAACCGCAAGCAACAGGAGAGAG GCTACCCTTTCAATGACGTCTGCCAGTGGTTCATTGACCGGGCCGACTTGATTTTCTTGGTGTTCGACCCCACTAAACTGGACGTAGGCGGCGAGCTTGAGATGATGTTCAGGCAAATGAAAGGTCGTGAGTCCCAAATTCGCATCATTCTCAACAAGGCTGACAGCATGGCCCCTCAGGACCTTATGCGTGTGTACGGCGCCCTCTTCTGGAGTCTGGCCCCACTCATCAATGTGACAGAGCCCCCCCGTGTCTATGTCAGCTCCTTCTGGCCCTACCAGTATGCCCCTGACACCAGCTGGGAACTCTTCAAGCGTGAGGAGATCTCCCTTTTGGAAGACCTCAATCAGGTGATTGAGAACCGACTGGAGAACAAGATCGCTCTCATCCGCCAACACGGCATACGTGTTCGTGTCCATGCGTTACTGGTGGACAGGTACGTGCAAACGTTCTATGAGAAGACTGGCTACTTTGGTGACCCCGAGTTGGTGTTCAAGGAGATTGTGGATGACCCCGACCGCTTCTACATCTTTAAGTCCATCCTGGCCAAGACCAACGTCAGCAGGTTCGACCTGCCAGACCCTGAGGCCTACCGAGACTTTTTTGGCGTCAATCCCATCAACAGCTTCAAACCGCTCTCGGCCCATTGCCCCTTTTGGGGACGCTGCTTGTTGAATAAGATTGAGGCAGCCATTACGGAGGATCTGCCGGGCCTACTGAGCGGTATGACGGCTGGAAGGAACCCGAGCCTCTCCTGTGAAGACACGGGCTGCAAGGAAGAACCAAAGAACCGTTACCGCAGACACTGA